ATAGTCCTGGCCCATCAGGTAATTGTTGGTGACATAGTTCCAGATCAGGTCGCGGCCACGCAGCAGGTTGAAGGTCGCCGCCATGTAGCGCCCGTCCAGGAACCCCTCCCCGCCCAGGCTCTTGATCATCGCGAGCTGGTCGTCGGTCACGAAATGGCCGAGTTCGCCGGCGTCGGAGAAATCGACCTGTGCCGTGAAGAAGGTCGCGCTCTTCACTTTCTCCGGCTCGCCGCGTGCGGCCAGCACTGCCAGCGTGGCGGCAAGCGTCGTGCCCGCCACGCAATAGCCGATCGCATGGACGCCCTCGACGCCGAGCAGCTCGCGCACCGTGTCGATCGCGTCGATCTGGCCGCGCTCGACATAATCGTCCCAGACCACGTCCTTCATGCTCGCGTCCGCCGACTTCCACGACACGACGAACACCGTCAGCCCCTGCGCCACCGCCCAGCCGATGAAGCTCTTCTCGGGGGTGAGATCGAGGATGTAGAAGCGGTTGATCCAGGGCGGGAAGATGATCAGCGGGATTTCGTGGACCTGCTTGGTCACCGGCGAATATTGGATCAGCTCGTACAGCGGCGTGCGCCTGACCACCTTGCCCGGCGTCATCGCCAGGTTCCTGCCCAGCTCGAACGCGCCTTCCGCAGTCTGCGTCATCTGCCCCTTGGCGATGTCCGACAGCATGTTCTGCAGGCCCTTGAGCAGGCTCTCGCCCTTGGTCTCGACGATCTTCTCGAGCACCAGTGGATTGGTCGCGGGAAAATTGGTTGGGCTCACTGCGTCGATGAAGCCCCTGGTCGCAAACCGGATCTGGTCCCTCTGCCGCGGATCGACGCCTTCCAGCGCATCGACGCCCTTCAGCATGTGATCGGCGATCACGAAATAACTCTGGCGCAGGAAATCGAACACCGGCTCTTCGCGCCATTGCGGCGCCTTGAAGCGCTTGTCGCGCGCCTGTTCGGGCGTCTCCTCGAACGGCGCGGCGTTGGTGGGATCGAGGAAGCGCTGCCACAGCTGCATCGTGTCCGCCCAGAAGTTCGCACTTGCGCGCATCTGCGCAGCGGGATCGAACATCCCGCCAAACATCGGCGCAGCGGGCACTTGCT
This genomic stretch from Sphingomonas sp. LM7 harbors:
- a CDS encoding alpha/beta hydrolase, which encodes MADTPTATPSLEELQHWTWVLGKAQQMMLEHGIDLMEQVPAAPMFGGMFDPAAQMRASANFWADTMQLWQRFLDPTNAAPFEETPEQARDKRFKAPQWREEPVFDFLRQSYFVIADHMLKGVDALEGVDPRQRDQIRFATRGFIDAVSPTNFPATNPLVLEKIVETKGESLLKGLQNMLSDIAKGQMTQTAEGAFELGRNLAMTPGKVVRRTPLYELIQYSPVTKQVHEIPLIIFPPWINRFYILDLTPEKSFIGWAVAQGLTVFVVSWKSADASMKDVVWDDYVERGQIDAIDTVRELLGVEGVHAIGYCVAGTTLAATLAVLAARGEPEKVKSATFFTAQVDFSDAGELGHFVTDDQLAMIKSLGGEGFLDGRYMAATFNLLRGRDLIWNYVTNNYLMGQDYVPFDLLHWNSDVTNLPSTWHLSYLTDLYRDNKLVVPGLLTIDGTPIDLGKVATPTYVQAGREDHIAPAASVWKITHHFKGPLKFVLAGSGHIAGVVNPPAAGKYQYWVNDQKVETLSEFMASARETKGSWWPDWVEWIESVDSQKVDAKGARVPGKGKLKAIEDAPGSYVRTR